The stretch of DNA GCCCTGGTAGCGGATGCGGTCACCGGGCAGGCCAATCACCCGCTTGATAAAGTTCACACTGGGATCGCGGGGCTCACGAAACACCATCACATCCCCGCGCTCGGGCTCGCCGATATCAATAATCTTGGTGTCCAGTACCGGCAGGCGAATGCCATAGTTGAACTTGTTGACCAGAATAAAATCCCCGATCTCCAGCGTCGGTTTCATGGAGCCGGACGGAATCTGGAAAGGTTCGTACAGAAAGGAGCGCAGCACCAGTACCGCCAACAGCACAGGAAAAACAGAACGGCAGGTCTCCACCCAGCTGGGTTCCCTGCTCATCTCCTCCAGGACGGTTTCGTTGACCAGCGCCGCCTGGCCATTCTGTTGGCATTGCGACATAGCCCTGGCCCGACGCGCCGGCGCCAGTTTGACGCGATCAAGCAGGGTCACCAACCCGGTGACCGCGACCAGCGCCACCAACACCAACGGAAAATTGATATCCATAAGTTAACCGTCCACCTTGAGTACTGCGAGGAAAGCCTCCTGTGGAATCTCCACACGACCCACCTGCTTCATTCGTTTCTTACCCGCTTTCTGCTTCTCGAGCAGCTTGCGCTTACGGCTCACATCACCGCCGTAGCACTTGGCCGTTACGTTCTTGCGCAGCGCCTTGACGGTTTGCCGCGCCACAATCTGGCCACCGATCGCCGCCTGAATGGCCACATCGAACATCTGCCGCGGGATCAGCTCCTTCATCTTTTCGGTCAGCACCCGCCCCTTTGACTGGGCGTTGTCCTTGTGGACGATCAGCGCCAGCGCATCGACCTTTTCGCCGTTGATCAGCACGTCGAGGCGTACCAGGCGCGCCGCCTGGAAACGGTCGAAACTGTAATCCAGCGAGGCAAAACCGCGGCTGACCGACTTCAGGCGATCGAAGAAGTCCAGTACCACCTCGTTCATCGGCAGCTCATAGGTCAGTGACACCTGTCCACCGGTAAACTGCATATCCTTCTGGATACCGCGCTTTTCGATACAGAGGGAGATCACATTACCCAGGTGCTCCTTGGGCACCAGGATGTTGGCGGTCACGATCGGCTCACGCATCTCGTCGATGGAGCCCAGGTCAGGCAGCTTGGAGGGGTTATCCACCAGCACGATCGAACCATCGCGCATCGCAACCTCGTACATAACCGTTGGAGCCGTGGTGATCAGGTCGAGATCGTACTCCCGTTCCAGGCGCTCCTGGATGATCTCCATGTGCAACATGCCGAGGAAGCCGCAGCGGAAGCCAAAGCCCAGGGCATCGGAGCTTTCGGGCTCGTAGAAAAGCGAAGCATCGTTGAGGGTCAACTTGCCCAGCGCCTCACGGAACGACTCATAGTCGTCGGAGCTGACCGGGAACAGGCCGGCGTAAACCTGGGGCTTGACCTTCTGGAAGCCCGGCAGCATGGCCACATCGGCGGTCTTCTGGTGGGTCAGGGTGTCACCCACCGGAGCCCCCTTGATATCCTTGATACCGGCGACCACGTAGCCCACCTCGCCCGCACGCAGAATACCGGTCTCCTTGCGCTTGGGGGTAAAAATACCCACGCCGTCCACCACATGGGCGTTACCGGTGGATTTCACCAGCATCTTGTCCCCTTTGCGCAGGGTGCCCTGCTTGACGCGAACCAGAGAGACGATACCCAGGTAGTTATCAAACCAGGAGTCGATGATCAGCGCCTGCAGGGGGGCCTCCACATCCCCGGCAGGGGGAGGAATTTCGGCCACCAGCCGCTCCAGCACATCCTCTACCCCCATACCGCTCTTGGCGCTGCAACGCACCGCATCGGTGGCGTCCAGGCCGATGATCTCCTCAATCTCCTGGGCCACCCGCTCGGGCTCTGCCTGGGGAAGGTCCATCTTATTGAGAACCGGAACCACCTCCAGTCCCTGCTCGATCGCCGTATAGCAGTTGGCCACCGACTGGGCCTCTACCCCCTGCCCGGCATCCACCACCAGCAGCGCGCCTTCACAGGCGGCCAGGGAGCGAGAAACCTCGTAGGAGAAGTCCACGTGCCCGGGGGTGTCGATGAAATTGAGCTGGTAGGTTTTACCGTCACGAGCCCTGTAGTCGAGGGTCACGCTCTGGGCCTTGATGGTGATGCCCCGCTCACGCTCAATATCCATCGAGTCGAGCACCTGGGCAGCCATCTCCCGGCTGGATAGGCCACCGCAGAGCTGGATAAAACGGTCAGCGATGGTGGACTTGCCGTGGTCGATATGGGCAATGATGGAGAAATTACGGATATGGGAAAGGTCGGTCACGATGGTTCACTAGATAACAGGAGTCGAAGTACGTGTTTCGGCTAGGCCAGTGAGGGCATTGGTGCAGGGGTTAGCCGCATCCGGAACCGCATTTAGGGCAAGCACTGGAGCCCGTTGGGGGCAAGCGCCGGAGACCCGCCGTAGGTCCCCTGAAAAACAGGGCGCAAGTGTACCCCATTTACCCCCTGTCCGCTATGGATGCGGCGCCGATAAGCGAGGCGGTCGCAAGGGCTGCGACCGCCGTGGGTAAACGCTTAATCCTGCAGTTTGAAGGTAATGTAACCCGGGCGGCCGCGACGGATCAGGCGCATGGAGATGGAGCGGTCCGCGGGCAGTTCTGCCACCAGGCTGGAGAACTGCTTGGGGGTCTCAACGGACTGGTTGTTGACATCGGTGATCACATCGCCGGGGCGCAGGCCGATCTCCTTGGCCGGACCACCAAGCACCTCACTGACCACCACCCCGTTGCTGATCTCCAGGTCGCTGCGCTGCTCCTCGCTCAGGGAGGTAACCTTTACCCCCAGGCGGTTAGCCTTTTTGGCAGGCTGGCCGGGAGCGCTGGCCTGGCGCTGTTCGGTCGGCAGCTCACCCACCGTCACATCGACGCTGATCTGCTTACCGGCCCGCACCAGCTTCACCTTAACGGTATCTCCCGGCGGGGTCGCCCCCACTGCGTGGGGAAGGTCAGCTGAGAGGTTGATCTCCTTGTCGCCAAAACGCAGAATCACATCGCCATCGCGCAAACCGGAGCGGTCACCGGGGCCATCGGGCATCACCTGGGCCACCAGCGCGCCGGCGGCCTTATCCAGCCCAAAGGATTCCGCCAGGTCCTTGTTCACATCCTGAATGACCACCCCGAGCCAGCCGCGAGAGACATAACCCTGCTTTTTCAACTGGTCCGACACCCGCATCGCCACATCCATGGGGATCGCAAAGGAGAGCCCCATGAAGCCGCCTGAGCGGGTGAAGATCTGCGAATTAATCCCGATCACCTCACCCTCCAGATTGAACAGCGGCCCCCCGGAATTGCCCGGGTTGATGGCCACATCGGTCTGGATAAAGGGAACGTAGTTTTCGCTCGGCAGGCTACGCCCAAGGGCGCTGATGATACCGGCAGTCACCGAGTAGTCGAAGCCAAAGGGAGAACCGATCGCGACCACCCACTGCCCCGGCTCGAGGTTGGCGGAGTGGCCAATCTTCACCGCCGGCAGATTGTCCGCCTCGATCTTCAACAGGGCCAGGTCCGATCGCTCATCAACGCCGATCACGACTGCTTCCAGCTCCCGCCGGTCGTTCAGGCGCACAATCACCTGGTCAGCACCATCCACCACGTGGTTATTGGTGAGAATATAACCGTCGCTGGAGATGATAAATCCGGACCCCAGCGACTGGGGGCGGGGCCGCCCCTCTTCCGAACGGGGGTGGGGACGCCCGAAAAACTCCTGGAAGATATCCGGCAGGGGTTGGCCGTTGGGCCCCAGAATCGGTTCCCCCTCCTTGGCTCCCCTCACCGTACTGATGTTCACCACGGCCGGAGAGGCCTCCTTGACCAGCTGGGTAAACTCCGGCAACTGGGCCGCCCAGCCGTTGGAAAACCATAGCAACGCACAGATGGCGGCGGTGATAGACCACATCGATGAATGAGATCGATTCATTATTTCTCCCAATTATCTAGCTGACTGTTGATTGCCTGGACTCAGGATTCCCTGGGCAGCAACCCCACGACCCGGGGCTGGGCTTCGCCCCGTTGTTGCAACGCCCGGCTGCGTAATGCAACCCCGGCAAAGCCTACCAGCAGCCCGGTAAAGGCACCCACAATGACGCCCACCTCGCTCAGCTGCATCCACTCACAGATCACCAGCGCCGCCATCATCAGTAGCAGCGGCATCAGGTAAACCAACATGGCGCCCTTGACGATCACCTGCTCGGGAACGGCGATGGTCACCGAGTCTCCCACCTGAACCGGGTAGCTGTTAAGGGCCCGCACCAGGTTGCAGTTTTCAGTGCGCCCCAGCTTGTTCAGCAGCTCCTGGCCGCAGACCGCGCGAGCACTGCACTGCCCGCAGCTCGACTGGCGACGGGTCTCCACCCAGATCGCTCCCGGCTCCACGGCAACCGCCACACCCCGCTCCTCAACCATCGCCTCGCTACCTCTGAGTTGGCGCAATCGAAACGGCGATGCGCTCCGCTGTACCCAACGGAATTTCACCCACCACCGTCACCATATAGTAATCCTCGTGGTCGCGAAAAACCCGGGAGATGGCGGTTGTGGCGCCGTTACTATCGGTGGCTTCACTGAGCAGATTTTCATCATCGAGCTCGACAAACAAGGAGAAGCTGGCCAGGCCATCGGAGTACATCAGGGAGTCAACGGGATGCTTGCCCACCGGGCTGCGCCGTTCGTCGCGCTGGGTCAGGGAGAAGCCGGCCGGCACCCAACCCACCTGCCAGTTCAGGGGGCGATCCGTCTCGTCGAGATCGAGCCGGGATTCGATGCGATGGGTCGTGACCAGCTGCTCGGGCAGCTGCTGCACATCCACCGAGAGGCGAAGTTCCTCGGGACGAATATCACTGCCCACCTGCAGGGAGACAAACTGCAACCGCTCCAGAACCCCGCCCTTGTCATCCAGCATCAGGGATTTCAACAACAAACCGGTCTGTTCATCCAGCCAAAGTTGATAGCCGTATCGGTGTCGGTCACCGGGGACCACATTGACCATAATGGCCGCACGCCCGGCTACCCGGTCGCGGCCAACGAATTCGCTGCGATAGGAGTCCCCGAGTGCGCTGAATCGCCGCAGCATCTGTTCCGGGGTGACCACCGTTTCACCGTGCTCGAAGCGCAGTACCTGGTCGCTGTTGAGAAAGGTGACCAGCTCTCCATCACGCACCACCTCACGGTAGCGGCCATCGAGATAGACCATGCGCGCACGGTGCTGGTTACCACTGAGGTCGCGCACGATCGAAAGGGTATTGAGCCCCTGGGCATTTTGAAACACCAGGTTGCCGCGAAAACTGAGGGTACTGTAGGCCTCGTTCATCGCCCGCAGCCAGATTTCACTCTTTTCATGGGTCTCGGCCAGCACAGAGGGGGAGATCCACCCGCCCCCCAGAACCAGGGCGACCATCAGTAGTTGTCTAATCACCGTTGTGCTCGCATCAACGACTTTCTGCATTAACCAGGCGGGCAAAGGGCAGCATACCCTGATACTGCCCCAACGCACTGTTTTCAGCATGCTGTAACATATAGGTCCTCAGGCGCTGCTGGGAGATCGCTTCGGCATACTGACGCGCCTGTTCAACCCGCTCCGCCGACAGCGACGCTGCCGACTCGCCGTAACCGGCCTCCAGAGTGCTGGCCCCCATGCGGTCAATCGCCTGGATCACCCCTGGCTGCTG from Aestuariirhabdus litorea encodes:
- the lepB gene encoding signal peptidase I; this translates as MNFPLVLVALVAVTGLVTLLDRVKLAPARRARAMSQCQQNGQAALVNETVLEEMSREPSWVETCRSVFPVLLAVLVLRSFLYEPFQIPSGSMKPTLEIGDFILVNKFNYGIRLPVLDTKIIDIGEPERGDVMVFREPRDPSVNFIKRVIGLPGDRIRYQGKTVLVNGEPLSKRFVARFSQSGIPFSIMEETHGEHQYTTREDITPPDPRTQKEWVVPAGHYFMMGDNRDHSNDSRYWGFVPEENIVGQAVAIWMHWPQWGELPSFKNNGSIR
- the lepA gene encoding translation elongation factor 4 codes for the protein MTDLSHIRNFSIIAHIDHGKSTIADRFIQLCGGLSSREMAAQVLDSMDIERERGITIKAQSVTLDYRARDGKTYQLNFIDTPGHVDFSYEVSRSLAACEGALLVVDAGQGVEAQSVANCYTAIEQGLEVVPVLNKMDLPQAEPERVAQEIEEIIGLDATDAVRCSAKSGMGVEDVLERLVAEIPPPAGDVEAPLQALIIDSWFDNYLGIVSLVRVKQGTLRKGDKMLVKSTGNAHVVDGVGIFTPKRKETGILRAGEVGYVVAGIKDIKGAPVGDTLTHQKTADVAMLPGFQKVKPQVYAGLFPVSSDDYESFREALGKLTLNDASLFYEPESSDALGFGFRCGFLGMLHMEIIQERLEREYDLDLITTAPTVMYEVAMRDGSIVLVDNPSKLPDLGSIDEMREPIVTANILVPKEHLGNVISLCIEKRGIQKDMQFTGGQVSLTYELPMNEVVLDFFDRLKSVSRGFASLDYSFDRFQAARLVRLDVLINGEKVDALALIVHKDNAQSKGRVLTEKMKELIPRQMFDVAIQAAIGGQIVARQTVKALRKNVTAKCYGGDVSRKRKLLEKQKAGKKRMKQVGRVEIPQEAFLAVLKVDG
- a CDS encoding DegQ family serine endoprotease, which codes for MNRSHSSMWSITAAICALLWFSNGWAAQLPEFTQLVKEASPAVVNISTVRGAKEGEPILGPNGQPLPDIFQEFFGRPHPRSEEGRPRPQSLGSGFIISSDGYILTNNHVVDGADQVIVRLNDRRELEAVVIGVDERSDLALLKIEADNLPAVKIGHSANLEPGQWVVAIGSPFGFDYSVTAGIISALGRSLPSENYVPFIQTDVAINPGNSGGPLFNLEGEVIGINSQIFTRSGGFMGLSFAIPMDVAMRVSDQLKKQGYVSRGWLGVVIQDVNKDLAESFGLDKAAGALVAQVMPDGPGDRSGLRDGDVILRFGDKEINLSADLPHAVGATPPGDTVKVKLVRAGKQISVDVTVGELPTEQRQASAPGQPAKKANRLGVKVTSLSEEQRSDLEISNGVVVSEVLGGPAKEIGLRPGDVITDVNNQSVETPKQFSSLVAELPADRSISMRLIRRGRPGYITFKLQD
- a CDS encoding SoxR reducing system RseC family protein; amino-acid sequence: MAVAVEPGAIWVETRRQSSCGQCSARAVCGQELLNKLGRTENCNLVRALNSYPVQVGDSVTIAVPEQVIVKGAMLVYLMPLLLMMAALVICEWMQLSEVGVIVGAFTGLLVGFAGVALRSRALQQRGEAQPRVVGLLPRES
- a CDS encoding MucB/RseB C-terminal domain-containing protein, translating into MIRQLLMVALVLGGGWISPSVLAETHEKSEIWLRAMNEAYSTLSFRGNLVFQNAQGLNTLSIVRDLSGNQHRARMVYLDGRYREVVRDGELVTFLNSDQVLRFEHGETVVTPEQMLRRFSALGDSYRSEFVGRDRVAGRAAIMVNVVPGDRHRYGYQLWLDEQTGLLLKSLMLDDKGGVLERLQFVSLQVGSDIRPEELRLSVDVQQLPEQLVTTHRIESRLDLDETDRPLNWQVGWVPAGFSLTQRDERRSPVGKHPVDSLMYSDGLASFSLFVELDDENLLSEATDSNGATTAISRVFRDHEDYYMVTVVGEIPLGTAERIAVSIAPTQR